A genomic segment from Janthinobacterium sp. 64 encodes:
- a CDS encoding zinc ribbon domain-containing protein, translating to MTISTEEHKPFPFSSAVGSLIEATDAIKNFRAIALLALTFIGAVLVGGLLIMLAGSMSSALLVFLGGLMAFLVMFYGSNAVGILLMRDAQGQPGMSLVDAVLVSLYTSHRLIAVVFLEFLIVLAAMIAIAIILFVCKIPVLGPVLYAVVFPLSAIVLGVLVFALFYVMLPLAGPAAWSGASVFQIIARLNLIVRTKLVSVILLEVLLFLITSFTALLIFGVLGTGVSLTTGMSAGILGLGDQMNMYALASGLGGGSGSGYIIAAGLGGGLLMAAAAVVPGLIFTKGVCIIYLNATRNVDFSASEASLNDGLAVVKKKAEEARERARALAEQATAPAAPAAPATPAAPAAAPACPNCKAPVASDDVFCGECAHKLK from the coding sequence ATGACAATTTCCACAGAAGAACATAAACCGTTTCCCTTTTCCTCCGCCGTGGGATCGCTGATCGAAGCGACCGACGCCATCAAAAATTTCCGCGCGATTGCCTTGCTGGCCCTGACCTTCATCGGTGCCGTGCTCGTCGGTGGCCTGCTGATCATGCTCGCCGGCAGCATGAGCAGCGCACTGCTGGTCTTCCTGGGCGGCTTGATGGCCTTCCTCGTGATGTTTTACGGTTCCAACGCCGTGGGCATCCTGCTGATGCGCGATGCGCAGGGCCAGCCAGGCATGAGCCTGGTTGATGCCGTGCTCGTCTCGCTGTACACCAGCCACCGCCTGATCGCCGTCGTCTTCCTGGAATTTTTGATCGTGCTGGCGGCCATGATCGCCATCGCCATCATCTTGTTCGTCTGCAAAATCCCCGTGCTGGGCCCCGTGCTGTACGCGGTGGTCTTCCCCTTGTCGGCCATCGTGCTGGGCGTGCTGGTGTTTGCGCTGTTCTACGTGATGCTGCCACTGGCCGGCCCTGCCGCCTGGTCGGGCGCCAGCGTGTTCCAGATCATTGCCCGCCTGAACCTGATCGTGCGCACCAAACTGGTGTCGGTGATCCTGCTGGAAGTGCTGCTGTTCCTGATCACGTCGTTTACCGCGCTGCTGATCTTTGGCGTGCTGGGCACGGGCGTGTCGCTGACCACGGGCATGTCGGCTGGCATCCTGGGTCTGGGCGACCAGATGAATATGTACGCGCTGGCCTCGGGTCTGGGTGGCGGCAGCGGTTCCGGCTATATCATCGCTGCCGGCCTCGGCGGCGGCTTGCTGATGGCGGCCGCGGCCGTTGTGCCTGGCCTGATCTTCACCAAGGGCGTGTGCATCATTTACCTGAACGCCACGCGCAATGTCGATTTCAGCGCCTCGGAAGCGAGCCTGAACGATGGCTTGGCGGTGGTCAAGAAAAAGGCCGAGGAAGCGCGTGAACGTGCGCGCGCCCTGGCCGAGCAGGCGACGGCTCCGGCCGCTCCGGCCGCTCCAGCCACTCCAGCCGCTCCAGCCGCTGCGCCGGCTTGCCCGAATTGCAAGGCACCGGTCGCGTCCGATGACGTGTTCTGCGGTGAATGCGCGCATAAACTCAAGTAA
- a CDS encoding YgiQ family radical SAM protein: protein MSRAEMDALGWDQCDVILVTGDAYIDHPSFGMALVGRLLEAQGYRVGIISQPDWLSADAFRILGKPRLYYGITAGNMDSMVNQYTADRKIRSDDAYTANAEPNKRPDRAVTVYAQRAREAYPDVPIVIGSIEASLRRIAHYDYWSDKVRRSVLPDSKADLLIFGNAERALVDLTHRLAAGEHIKDIRDLRGTAFMVPSGWLPGDDWGVHNSTRVDVPGKVDPHYSPYEMVQEDKTACATENASKSAEVIKPIRIMSREERLAMAKEKHDKTVVRLPAYDVVKDDPVMYAHASRVFHLESNPGNARAMVQAHGERDVWLNPPPLPLAMDEMDGVYDMNYARAPHPSYGKAHIPAWEMIRFSVNIMRGCFGGCTFCSITEHEGRIIQSRSEPSILREIEHIRDKTKGFTGTISDMGGPTANMYRLACKDKEIEVSCRRLSCVYPSICVNLGTDHSKLISLYRKARAIPGIKKVLISSGLRYDLAVRSPEYVKELVTHHVGGLLKIAPEHTEEGTLSKMMKPGIGAYDEFKEMFDRFSLEAGKKQYLIPYFIAAHPGTTDVDMLNLALWLKKNNFKLDQVQTFMPTPMAMATTMYHTRKNPLRKVTADSEVVETARSGKIRRTHKAFLRYQDPANWPILREALVNMGRGDLIGNGDKHLIPAWTSSESGGLAAGERSRQTHGAGTPDKFKVTPGKNRIALGGTAAAPKATAVESKVRPSILSTIKTKAKPAAVPMGRGSKPPAKGGHAAPARGGRK from the coding sequence ATGTCGCGTGCCGAGATGGACGCGCTGGGCTGGGACCAGTGCGACGTCATCCTCGTCACGGGCGACGCCTACATCGACCATCCGAGTTTCGGCATGGCTTTAGTGGGCCGTCTGCTTGAAGCGCAAGGTTACAGAGTCGGCATCATCAGCCAGCCCGACTGGCTGTCGGCCGACGCCTTCCGCATCCTCGGCAAGCCGCGTTTGTACTACGGCATTACTGCCGGCAACATGGATTCCATGGTCAACCAGTACACGGCCGACCGCAAGATCCGCTCCGACGACGCCTACACGGCGAACGCGGAACCGAATAAACGCCCGGACCGCGCCGTCACCGTGTACGCCCAGCGCGCGCGCGAAGCGTATCCCGACGTGCCCATCGTCATCGGCAGCATCGAAGCGTCGCTGCGCCGCATCGCCCATTACGATTACTGGTCGGACAAGGTCCGCCGTTCCGTCTTGCCCGATTCCAAGGCCGATTTGCTGATCTTCGGCAATGCCGAGCGGGCGCTGGTCGACCTGACGCACCGTCTGGCCGCCGGCGAACACATCAAGGATATCCGCGACTTGCGCGGCACGGCCTTCATGGTGCCATCCGGCTGGCTGCCCGGCGACGACTGGGGCGTGCACAATTCCACCCGCGTCGACGTGCCCGGCAAGGTCGATCCGCACTACAGCCCGTACGAGATGGTGCAGGAAGACAAGACCGCCTGCGCCACGGAAAATGCGTCGAAATCAGCCGAAGTCATCAAGCCGATCCGCATCATGAGCCGCGAAGAGCGCCTGGCCATGGCCAAGGAAAAGCACGACAAGACGGTCGTGCGCCTGCCCGCCTACGACGTCGTCAAGGATGACCCCGTCATGTATGCGCACGCCTCGCGCGTGTTCCACCTGGAATCGAATCCCGGCAACGCGCGCGCCATGGTGCAGGCGCACGGCGAACGCGACGTGTGGCTCAACCCGCCGCCGCTGCCGCTGGCCATGGATGAGATGGATGGCGTGTACGACATGAATTACGCGCGCGCCCCGCACCCGAGCTATGGCAAGGCGCATATTCCCGCTTGGGAAATGATCCGCTTTTCCGTCAACATCATGCGCGGCTGCTTCGGCGGCTGTACTTTCTGCTCGATCACGGAACACGAAGGCCGCATCATCCAGAGCCGCTCGGAACCGTCGATCCTGCGTGAAATCGAGCATATCCGCGATAAAACCAAAGGTTTTACGGGCACCATTTCCGATATGGGTGGCCCGACGGCGAATATGTATCGCCTCGCTTGCAAGGACAAAGAGATCGAAGTGTCGTGCCGCCGCTTGTCCTGCGTGTACCCGTCCATCTGCGTCAACCTGGGCACGGACCACAGCAAGCTCATCTCGCTGTACCGCAAGGCGCGCGCCATTCCGGGCATCAAGAAAGTGCTGATCAGCTCGGGCTTGCGCTACGACCTGGCCGTGCGTTCGCCCGAATACGTGAAGGAACTGGTGACGCACCACGTCGGCGGCCTCTTGAAAATTGCGCCCGAGCACACGGAAGAGGGCACTTTGTCGAAGATGATGAAGCCCGGCATCGGCGCGTATGACGAGTTCAAGGAAATGTTCGACCGTTTCTCGCTGGAAGCGGGCAAGAAGCAATACCTGATCCCCTACTTCATCGCCGCCCATCCGGGCACGACGGATGTGGACATGCTGAACCTGGCCCTGTGGCTGAAGAAAAACAATTTCAAGCTGGACCAGGTGCAAACCTTCATGCCCACGCCGATGGCCATGGCCACGACCATGTACCACACGCGCAAGAATCCTTTGCGCAAGGTCACGGCAGACTCGGAAGTGGTGGAAACGGCGCGCAGCGGCAAGATCCGCCGCACGCACAAGGCTTTCCTGCGCTACCAGGACCCGGCCAATTGGCCGATTTTGCGCGAAGCGCTGGTCAACATGGGCCGTGGCGACTTGATCGGCAATGGCGACAAGCATTTGATCCCAGCCTGGACCTCGTCCGAGTCGGGCGGCCTGGCCGCAGGCGAACGCAGCCGCCAGACGCATGGCGCCGGCACGCCGGACAAGTTCAAGGTCACGCCGGGCAAGAACCGCATCGCCCTGGGCGGCACGGCCGCCGCGCCAAAGGCGACAGCCGTCGAATCGAAAGTGCGTCCGTCGATCTTGTCGACCATCAAGACGAAGGCCAAGCCGGCCGCCGTGCCGATGGGCCGTGGCAGCAAGCCGCCCGCCAAGGGCGGCCATGCCGCACCGGCACGGGGGGGACGCAAGTAA
- a CDS encoding DUF4404 family protein: protein MDSKLKESLQQLQSTIASGDPVDEETHGLLQKLNGDIQLLLEKRAAQEQDEESTTYGLAERSQELSAKFAVKHPKLEPALRELGEILANMGI, encoded by the coding sequence ATGGATAGCAAACTCAAGGAATCGCTGCAACAGCTGCAATCGACCATCGCATCTGGCGATCCTGTGGATGAAGAAACGCATGGTTTGCTGCAAAAGCTCAATGGTGATATTCAGCTGCTGCTGGAAAAGCGCGCCGCGCAGGAACAGGACGAAGAGTCGACCACCTATGGCCTGGCCGAGCGCAGCCAGGAATTGTCGGCCAAGTTCGCCGTCAAGCATCCGAAACTGGAGCCGGCGTTGCGGGAGTTGGGTGAGATTTTAGCTAATATGGGTATTTAA
- a CDS encoding VF530 family DNA-binding protein — protein sequence MSQQDLNGITLEGIVTRLHAHYGWDGLAKHIDINCFISDPSIKSSLKFLRKTPWARSKVEQLFLDTQFTD from the coding sequence ATGAGTCAGCAAGATTTGAATGGCATTACCCTGGAAGGTATCGTGACGCGCCTGCACGCCCACTACGGTTGGGACGGCCTGGCCAAGCACATCGATATCAATTGCTTCATCAGCGATCCCAGCATCAAGTCGAGCCTGAAGTTTTTGCGCAAGACCCCGTGGGCCAGGAGCAAGGTGGAACAATTGTTCCTGGACACGCAATTTACTGACTGA
- a CDS encoding M3 family metallopeptidase — protein MIRPQLLVIAASVMLAHAAPSAMAAATAKSAPATAVSAQNPLLKVSPLPFQMPQFGLIKDAHYAPAFAEGMKRQLAEVNAIASNRQAPTFENTIVALERTGQLLHRVQSIFSNMTSTNTNSVLEAVEVDVSPKLAAHGDAITLNPKLFTRIDTLYAKRDKLGLDAESLRLLERYHTDFVRAGAKLSDADKEKLKAYNAEQAGLETAFAQNVLKETNAKSIVVDTRLELAGMTDSDIDTAAAAAKERGLTGKFVIALVNTSGQPPLAVLTDRKTRQRLMDASLNRGSQGGEFDNRAIVLKLAKLRAERATLLGYANYAAYSLEDQTAKTTTAVNTLLSELAKPAVANARREAADLQQVVDAEKGGFQVAAADWAIYTDKLRKQRFNFDENELKPYLELNSVLNNGVFFAANKLYGISFKERKDLPVYNPDVRVYDVTDANGKPLALFIADFYARGNKHGGAWMNEYVSQSMLMGTHPVVANQLNIPKPPAGQPTLLTFDEVTTMFHEFGHALHGMFSNVKYPRFAGTSVPSDFVEYPSQVNEMWAVWPEVLQNYAKHYQSGAAMPQELLDKVTAAKKFNQGFMTTEYLSAALLDQRWHQLAPSQIPTDVLAFEAASLKDAGVDYAPVPPRYRTSYFSHSFSGGYSAAYYAYLWSEKLDAESVNWFKENGGLTRKNGDWFRSKLLSRGGSVDALQLFRDFRGRDATVEPLLERRGLNTK, from the coding sequence ATGATCCGTCCACAACTGCTCGTCATCGCCGCCAGCGTCATGCTGGCCCACGCCGCCCCATCCGCCATGGCTGCCGCCACCGCAAAATCCGCGCCCGCCACTGCCGTCAGCGCCCAGAACCCCCTGTTGAAAGTGAGCCCGCTGCCATTCCAGATGCCGCAGTTCGGCCTGATCAAGGACGCGCATTACGCGCCGGCGTTTGCCGAAGGCATGAAACGCCAGTTGGCCGAAGTCAACGCGATTGCCAGCAACCGCCAGGCGCCCACGTTCGAGAACACCATCGTGGCCCTCGAGCGCACGGGACAGCTGCTGCACCGGGTACAGAGCATCTTCAGCAACATGACGTCGACCAACACGAACAGCGTGCTCGAAGCGGTGGAAGTGGACGTGTCGCCGAAACTGGCCGCGCATGGCGACGCCATCACCCTGAATCCGAAATTGTTTACCCGCATCGACACCCTGTACGCCAAGCGCGACAAGCTGGGCCTCGATGCCGAATCCCTGCGCTTGCTGGAACGTTATCACACGGATTTCGTGCGCGCTGGCGCCAAGCTGTCCGATGCGGACAAGGAAAAACTGAAAGCCTACAACGCCGAGCAGGCGGGCCTGGAAACGGCCTTCGCGCAAAACGTGCTGAAGGAAACGAATGCCAAAAGCATCGTCGTCGACACGCGTCTTGAGCTGGCCGGCATGACGGACAGCGATATCGATACGGCTGCTGCTGCCGCCAAGGAACGCGGCTTGACGGGCAAGTTCGTCATTGCTCTGGTGAATACCAGCGGCCAGCCGCCGCTGGCCGTATTGACGGATCGCAAGACGCGCCAGCGTTTGATGGATGCCTCCTTGAACCGGGGCAGCCAGGGTGGCGAGTTCGACAACCGCGCCATCGTCTTGAAGCTGGCGAAACTGCGCGCCGAGCGGGCCACCCTGCTCGGTTACGCCAACTACGCCGCATACTCGCTGGAAGACCAGACGGCCAAGACGACCACGGCCGTCAACACTTTGCTGTCGGAATTGGCGAAACCAGCCGTCGCGAATGCGCGCCGCGAAGCGGCCGACCTGCAGCAAGTGGTCGATGCGGAAAAAGGTGGTTTCCAGGTGGCAGCGGCCGACTGGGCCATCTACACGGACAAGCTGCGCAAGCAACGTTTCAACTTCGATGAAAACGAGCTGAAACCGTATCTGGAACTCAACAGCGTGTTGAACAACGGCGTGTTCTTTGCCGCCAACAAGTTGTATGGCATCAGCTTCAAGGAGCGTAAAGATTTGCCGGTGTACAACCCGGACGTGCGCGTCTACGACGTGACGGACGCCAATGGCAAGCCGCTGGCCCTGTTCATTGCCGACTTCTATGCGCGCGGCAACAAGCACGGCGGCGCGTGGATGAATGAATACGTGTCGCAGTCAATGCTGATGGGCACGCATCCGGTGGTGGCCAACCAGTTGAATATTCCGAAGCCACCGGCCGGTCAGCCGACGCTATTGACGTTCGATGAAGTGACGACCATGTTCCACGAATTCGGCCATGCGCTGCACGGCATGTTTTCGAACGTGAAATACCCGCGCTTTGCCGGCACCAGCGTGCCGAGCGACTTCGTCGAGTATCCATCGCAAGTCAATGAAATGTGGGCCGTCTGGCCGGAAGTGCTGCAAAACTACGCCAAGCACTACCAGAGCGGCGCGGCCATGCCGCAGGAATTGCTCGACAAGGTCACGGCGGCGAAGAAATTCAACCAGGGTTTCATGACGACGGAATACCTGTCGGCGGCCCTGCTGGACCAGCGCTGGCACCAGCTGGCGCCGAGCCAGATCCCGACCGACGTGCTAGCCTTTGAAGCGGCATCGTTGAAGGATGCCGGTGTCGATTACGCGCCCGTGCCGCCGCGCTACCGCACCAGTTACTTCTCGCACAGCTTCTCGGGCGGCTACTCGGCGGCCTACTATGCCTACCTGTGGTCGGAAAAACTGGATGCGGAATCGGTCAACTGGTTCAAGGAAAACGGCGGCCTGACGCGCAAGAATGGCGACTGGTTCCGCAGCAAGTTGCTGTCGCGCGGCGGCAGCGTCGATGCGCTGCAACTGTTCCGCGACTTCCGCGGCCGCGACGCCACCGTCGAACCGCTGCTGGAGCGCCGCGGTTTGAACACCAAGTAA
- a CDS encoding M3 family metallopeptidase, which yields MTRPTMLVIAASLMLAPAAAAFAATAAAALPASNPFAQASSLPFHYPPFDKVQDADYAPAFTAGMAANLAEINTIANNTKPATFDNTIVAMERSGQLLSRVRTVFSVMSGSNTNETIQGLERELAPKMAAHSDAVMLNDKLFKRIDSLYAKRDKLGLDAESKRLLERYHTDFVRAGAKLSAADKQKLRAYNGQLAALSTKFAQNVLKELNASAVVVDTREELDGLSPAAIEVAAGLAKKRGLDGKYVIALVNTTGQAPLSLLTNRAVRERIMAASQARGSRGGEFDNTAEVLELAKLRAERAALMGYPNYAAYSLEDQTAHDTTAVNALLGELAKPAVVNARREADDIQKVIDAGKGGFKVGAADWAFYSDKVRAERYNFDETQLKPYFEMHSVLTRGVFFAAGKLYGLTFKQRTDLPVYTADMLVYDVFNEDGTQLAIFTLDPYARSNKRGGAWANAYVGQSTLLNRKPVIANNLNIPKPEAGQPTLMTFDEVNTMFHEFGHALHGMFSNVKYPRFAGTSVPRDFVEYPSQVNEMWALWPEVLQNYARHYQTGAAIPAELLAKVTAADNFNQGYKTTEYLASALLDQRWHQLTPAQIPTDVLAFEKTALAEAGVDFAPAPPRYRTTYFSHAFAGGYSAGYYAYLWSEKLDADTVEWFKENGGLTRKNGDWFRNKLLSRGGSADALDIYRNFRGRDAKIEPLLQRRGLNGK from the coding sequence ATGACCCGTCCAACTATGCTCGTCATCGCCGCCAGCCTGATGCTGGCACCAGCCGCCGCCGCTTTTGCCGCTACCGCGGCCGCAGCGCTGCCCGCTTCGAACCCGTTTGCGCAAGCGAGCAGCTTGCCCTTCCACTATCCGCCATTCGACAAGGTGCAGGACGCCGACTACGCTCCGGCCTTTACGGCAGGCATGGCCGCCAACCTGGCGGAAATCAATACGATTGCGAATAACACGAAGCCAGCCACGTTCGACAACACCATCGTCGCCATGGAACGCTCGGGCCAGCTGCTGAGCCGCGTGCGCACCGTGTTTTCCGTGATGTCCGGCTCGAATACGAATGAGACGATCCAGGGCCTGGAACGCGAACTGGCGCCGAAAATGGCCGCCCACAGCGACGCGGTCATGCTCAACGACAAATTGTTCAAGCGCATCGACAGCCTGTACGCCAAGCGCGACAAGCTGGGCCTCGATGCTGAATCGAAACGCCTGCTGGAACGCTATCACACGGACTTCGTACGCGCGGGCGCCAAGCTGTCGGCGGCGGACAAGCAAAAGCTGCGCGCCTACAACGGCCAACTGGCCGCTCTGTCGACCAAGTTCGCGCAAAATGTGCTGAAGGAATTGAACGCCTCGGCCGTCGTCGTCGATACGCGCGAAGAGCTCGACGGCCTGTCGCCGGCCGCCATCGAAGTGGCCGCCGGCCTGGCCAAGAAGCGCGGCCTCGATGGCAAATACGTGATCGCCCTCGTCAACACGACGGGCCAGGCGCCGCTGTCGCTGCTGACCAACCGCGCTGTGCGCGAACGCATCATGGCCGCTTCGCAAGCGCGCGGCAGCCGTGGCGGCGAGTTCGACAATACCGCCGAAGTGCTGGAACTGGCGAAACTGCGCGCCGAACGTGCCGCGCTGATGGGCTACCCGAACTACGCGGCGTATTCGCTGGAAGACCAGACGGCGCACGACACTACCGCCGTGAACGCCCTGTTGGGCGAATTGGCGAAGCCGGCCGTCGTCAATGCCCGGCGTGAAGCGGACGATATCCAGAAGGTCATCGATGCAGGCAAAGGCGGCTTCAAGGTGGGCGCCGCCGACTGGGCCTTCTATAGCGACAAGGTGCGCGCCGAACGCTACAACTTCGATGAAACGCAATTGAAACCGTACTTTGAAATGCACAGCGTGCTGACCCGTGGCGTGTTCTTTGCCGCCGGTAAATTGTACGGCCTCACCTTCAAGCAGCGCACCGACTTGCCCGTCTACACGGCCGACATGCTGGTGTACGACGTCTTCAATGAAGACGGCACGCAGCTGGCCATCTTTACGCTCGACCCTTACGCGCGCAGCAACAAGCGCGGCGGCGCCTGGGCGAATGCCTACGTGGGCCAGTCGACCTTGCTGAACCGCAAGCCGGTGATTGCGAATAACCTCAACATTCCAAAGCCGGAAGCGGGCCAGCCGACCCTGATGACGTTTGATGAAGTCAACACCATGTTCCACGAATTCGGCCATGCGCTGCACGGCATGTTCTCGAACGTGAAATACCCGCGCTTTGCCGGCACCAGCGTGCCGCGCGACTTCGTCGAATACCCGTCGCAAGTCAATGAAATGTGGGCGCTGTGGCCGGAAGTGCTGCAAAACTACGCCAGGCACTATCAGACGGGCGCGGCTATCCCGGCCGAACTGCTGGCGAAAGTGACGGCGGCCGACAATTTCAACCAGGGCTACAAGACCACGGAATACCTGGCATCGGCCCTGCTGGACCAGCGCTGGCACCAGCTGACCCCGGCACAGATCCCGACCGACGTGCTGGCGTTTGAAAAAACCGCCTTGGCGGAGGCCGGCGTCGATTTCGCCCCGGCGCCGCCGCGCTACCGCACCACGTATTTCTCGCACGCGTTCGCGGGTGGCTATTCGGCCGGCTACTACGCCTATCTGTGGTCGGAAAAGCTCGATGCCGACACGGTCGAGTGGTTCAAGGAAAACGGCGGCCTGACGCGCAAGAACGGCGACTGGTTCCGCAATAAACTGCTGTCGCGCGGCGGCAGCGCCGATGCGCTCGACATCTATCGCAACTTCCGCGGCCGCGATGCGAAGATCGAGCCGCTGCTGCAACGCCGTGGCCTGAACGGCAAGTAA
- a CDS encoding SlyX family protein, producing MDNAEQMEVRFVDIEIKLAQQEDLVESLNQMVYQQGKRIDQLEAMLHKLGEHVRDGAQQANGGLVNERPPHY from the coding sequence ATGGACAATGCAGAACAGATGGAAGTACGTTTCGTCGATATCGAAATCAAGCTGGCGCAGCAGGAAGACCTGGTCGAGTCGCTGAACCAGATGGTGTACCAGCAGGGCAAGCGCATCGACCAGCTCGAAGCGATGCTGCACAAGCTGGGCGAACACGTGCGCGACGGGGCGCAGCAGGCGAATGGCGGACTGGTCAACGAGCGTCCGCCGCATTATTGA
- a CDS encoding type II toxin-antitoxin system RelE/ParE family toxin, with the protein MDVSTLPDLIDTRKTAEYRRWEDSLHDVAAAAIDARIKHLQHAKKGDWRPVGEGVCELRFLQTGPGWRVYFHETNLGTLILLLLGGDKSSQQRDIKHAQAILKTLKAQQAAIRKQKAAAGPSTGARKK; encoded by the coding sequence ATGGACGTATCCACTTTGCCTGACCTGATCGACACGCGCAAGACGGCTGAATACCGGCGCTGGGAAGACTCGCTGCACGACGTGGCGGCCGCCGCCATCGATGCGCGCATCAAGCATTTGCAGCACGCTAAAAAGGGCGACTGGCGGCCGGTGGGTGAAGGCGTGTGCGAGCTGCGTTTTTTACAGACAGGACCGGGCTGGCGCGTGTATTTTCACGAAACGAATCTGGGCACCCTGATCTTGCTGCTGTTGGGTGGCGACAAATCGAGCCAGCAACGCGATATCAAGCACGCGCAAGCAATTCTGAAAACATTGAAGGCCCAACAAGCGGCCATCCGGAAGCAAAAAGCAGCGGCAGGCCCATCGACAGGAGCACGAAAAAAATGA
- a CDS encoding addiction module antidote protein: MNDHTDADGFDLDDLEALGLSKFDPTQHLTSKAAVAAYMSEIVATGNAELFQSAMNDVVRAYGMGKVAARADITREGAYKALREGSKPRFETILKMLDALGMQLAIVPKTTPDGAVEA, translated from the coding sequence ATGAACGACCATACTGACGCTGACGGCTTTGACCTCGACGATCTGGAAGCATTAGGCCTGAGCAAATTTGATCCAACGCAACATCTGACCAGCAAGGCCGCCGTGGCCGCCTATATGAGCGAAATCGTCGCCACCGGCAACGCCGAATTGTTCCAGTCGGCCATGAACGACGTGGTGCGTGCCTATGGCATGGGCAAGGTGGCGGCGCGGGCCGACATCACGCGTGAAGGCGCCTATAAAGCCTTGCGCGAAGGCAGCAAGCCACGCTTCGAAACCATTTTGAAGATGCTCGATGCGCTGGGCATGCAGCTGGCCATCGTGCCGAAAACCACGCCCGACGGTGCCGTGGAAGCGTAA